Proteins from a genomic interval of Oncorhynchus mykiss isolate Arlee chromosome 21, USDA_OmykA_1.1, whole genome shotgun sequence:
- the LOC118943004 gene encoding globoside alpha-1,3-N-acetylgalactosaminyltransferase 1-like, with protein ITFCSPRLLYKQPSVLAGRTDVVAVTPWLAPIVWEGTFDPDLVDTIYKSMNITIATTVFAVGKYVRFLRDFLETAEKHFLVDFNVRYYVFTDRPDDVPSVNLSQGRHLSVIQVPGSNRWQEISARRMEIIQTAIERQISREADYIFCLDVDSKFHARWGAESLGRLVAVIHPWFYQVTRDHFTYERRPASTAYIPMDEGDYYYAGAVFGGLLEEVYTLTKVCRNQLEEDARNSIEAAWQEESHLNRYLLYNKPSKLLSPEYQWDDKKTKTKEVKVIRFSSVVKNYAEIRPNV; from the exons ATTACGTTTTGTTCTCCCAGGCTATTGTACAAGCAGCCCAGTGTCTTGGCGGG TCGTACTGATGTGGTGGCAGTCACCCCGTGGTTGGCACCCATCGTCTGGGAAGGAACCTTTGACCCTGACCTCGTCGACACAATCTACAAGTCCATGAACATCACCATAGCAACCACAGTGTTTGCCGTTGGAAA ATACGTCCGCTTTCTCAGAGATTTCCTGGAGACAGCAGAGAAGCACTTCCTGGTCGACTTCAACGTGCGCTACTACGTTTTCACAGATCGTCCTGACGATGTTCCGTCAGTGAACCTGTCTCAGGGGAGACATTTGAGTGTGATCCAGGTGCCAGGTTCAAACCGCTGGCAGGAGATATCAGCCCGGAGGATGGAGATCATCCAGACAGCCATCGAACGTCAGATCAGCAGGGAGGCCGACTACATCTTCTGTCTGGACGTGGACAGCAAGTTCCACGCTCGCTGGGGAGCCGAGTCTCTGGGCAGGCTGGTTGCTGTGATTCACCCATGGTTCTACCAGGTGACCCGTGACCACTTCACATACGAACGGCGTCCAGCCTCGACAGCTTACATCCCCATGGATGAGGGAGATTACTACTATGCCGGGGCCGTGTTCGGTGGGTTGTTGGAGGAAGTGTACACACTAACAAAGGTATGTCGGAACCAGCTTGAAGAGGATGCGAGGAATTCCATCGAGGCTGCCTGGCAGGAGGAGAGTCACCTCAACAGGTACCTGCTTTACAACAAGCCCAGCAAGCTGTTGTCTCCAGAGTACCAGTGGGATGACAAGAAGACCAAAACCAAAGAGGTCAAAGTAATTCGCTTCTCTTCTGTCGTTAAAAACTATGCTGAAATTCGTCCCAATGTATAG
- the LOC118936575 gene encoding uncharacterized protein LOC118936575 isoform X1, with product MYRSVGRMSLLLCCVVTAMHLSTGLDAAPGVVNTTEEEVEGVDSQSPCPAGWHQNEHRCFSFYPVWATWATAELYCSQHRGNLVSVHSPGQQVFVQDLVRRHTDQPVWIGGYDAAQEGMWLWSDGSAVDSFYWEEDEPSNSGQGENCMELHTGGGQGWNDVSCAELRFYVCSMETRSGLAALPSQKKSHERELVEEVSIYDVLWETSERVADEILDTTFLRGMYSRRLPARCYADFCHQEVLYLDRVIPMLRVLIRTVQGPPDIMMFLQRTHQRYQESLKEAQNQTQPHLNLSSIQPSAAVRQYLQSFHDIVNEEPIYWLVSLLPRALLRPYLAQNLPLGERTRPGPSPCLYPWLNLFPCPCYQWGREDMKPDQRNQKDESGTYYRHLLEKYQDVIDVYKAVNIFRVQMINEKALFTSSWFPTGEEEEEEDQPNLLSVESGPDVRVKL from the exons ATGTACAG GTCGGTTGGCAGAATGTCTCTGCTGCTTTGTTGTGTAGTGACGGCTATGCACCTCTCAACAG GGCTGGATGCTGCCCCGGGGGTAGTGAACActacagaggaggaggtggaaggggtGGACTCCCAGTCACCATGCCCAGCCGGGTGGCATCAGAATGAGCATCGCTGCTTCTCCTTCTACCCCGTCTGGGCCACCTGGGCCACTGCAGAG tTGTACTGCTCCCAGCACAGAGGGAACCTGGTGTCGGTTCACAGCCCGGGTCAACAGGTGTTTGTCCAGGATCTGGTCAGGAGACACACAGACCAGCCGGTCTGGATAGGAGGCTACGATGCAGCTCAG GAGGGGATGTGGCTGTGGAGTGACGGCTCAGCTGTTGACAGTTTCTACTGGGAGGAGGATGAGCCCAGTAACTCTGGACAGGGGGAGAACTGTATGGAGCTACACACTGgag GTGGGCAGGGCTGGAATGACGTGTCCTGTGCAGAGCTGAGGTTCTATGTGTGTTCTATGgagacaag ATCTGGTTTAGCAGCATTACCAAGTCAGAAGAAATCACACGAGAGAG AGCTGGTTGAAGAGGTGAGTATTTATGACGTCCTGTGGGAGACCAGTGAGAGAGTAGCAGATGAGATCCTCGACACAACCTTCCTCAGAGGGATGTATTCCAGACGTCTGCCTGCCCGCTGCTATGCTGACTTCTGCCACCAGGAGGTGCTATACCTGGACAGAGTCATCCCCATGCTGCGg GTGCTGATCAGAACAGTCCAGGGTCCTCCAGACATCATGATGTTTCTCCAGAGAACACATCAACGCTACCAGGAGTCTCTGAAGGAGGCCCAGAACCAAACTCAACCACACCTG AACCTGTCCTCCATCCAGCCCTCTGCAGCTGTGCGTCAGTACCTCCAGAGCTTTCATGACATTGTAAATGAGGAGCCCATCTACTGGCTGGTGTCTCTGCTGCCCAGAGCCCTGCTCAGACCTTACCTGGCACAGAACCTGCCGCTGGGAGAGAGGACCAGACCAggccccagcccctgcctctaccCCTGGCTAAacctcttcccctgcccctgctaccagtgggggagagaggacatgaaGCCAGACCAGAGGAACCAGAAGGATGAGTCTGGGACATATTACAG gcaTCTACTGGAGAAGTACCAGGATGTGATAGACGTCTATAAGGCTGTCAACATCTTCAGAGTCCAGATGATCAACGAGAAGGCTCTCTTCACCTCCAG CTGGTTTCCCACtggtgaagaggaggaagaggaggaccaacCCAACCTGTTGTCTGTGGAGTCTGGTCCTGACGTTAGG GTGAAGCTGTAG
- the LOC118936575 gene encoding uncharacterized protein LOC118936575 isoform X2 produces MSLLLCCVVTAMHLSTGLDAAPGVVNTTEEEVEGVDSQSPCPAGWHQNEHRCFSFYPVWATWATAELYCSQHRGNLVSVHSPGQQVFVQDLVRRHTDQPVWIGGYDAAQEGMWLWSDGSAVDSFYWEEDEPSNSGQGENCMELHTGGGQGWNDVSCAELRFYVCSMETRSGLAALPSQKKSHERELVEEVSIYDVLWETSERVADEILDTTFLRGMYSRRLPARCYADFCHQEVLYLDRVIPMLRVLIRTVQGPPDIMMFLQRTHQRYQESLKEAQNQTQPHLNLSSIQPSAAVRQYLQSFHDIVNEEPIYWLVSLLPRALLRPYLAQNLPLGERTRPGPSPCLYPWLNLFPCPCYQWGREDMKPDQRNQKDESGTYYRHLLEKYQDVIDVYKAVNIFRVQMINEKALFTSSWFPTGEEEEEEDQPNLLSVESGPDVRVKL; encoded by the exons ATGTCTCTGCTGCTTTGTTGTGTAGTGACGGCTATGCACCTCTCAACAG GGCTGGATGCTGCCCCGGGGGTAGTGAACActacagaggaggaggtggaaggggtGGACTCCCAGTCACCATGCCCAGCCGGGTGGCATCAGAATGAGCATCGCTGCTTCTCCTTCTACCCCGTCTGGGCCACCTGGGCCACTGCAGAG tTGTACTGCTCCCAGCACAGAGGGAACCTGGTGTCGGTTCACAGCCCGGGTCAACAGGTGTTTGTCCAGGATCTGGTCAGGAGACACACAGACCAGCCGGTCTGGATAGGAGGCTACGATGCAGCTCAG GAGGGGATGTGGCTGTGGAGTGACGGCTCAGCTGTTGACAGTTTCTACTGGGAGGAGGATGAGCCCAGTAACTCTGGACAGGGGGAGAACTGTATGGAGCTACACACTGgag GTGGGCAGGGCTGGAATGACGTGTCCTGTGCAGAGCTGAGGTTCTATGTGTGTTCTATGgagacaag ATCTGGTTTAGCAGCATTACCAAGTCAGAAGAAATCACACGAGAGAG AGCTGGTTGAAGAGGTGAGTATTTATGACGTCCTGTGGGAGACCAGTGAGAGAGTAGCAGATGAGATCCTCGACACAACCTTCCTCAGAGGGATGTATTCCAGACGTCTGCCTGCCCGCTGCTATGCTGACTTCTGCCACCAGGAGGTGCTATACCTGGACAGAGTCATCCCCATGCTGCGg GTGCTGATCAGAACAGTCCAGGGTCCTCCAGACATCATGATGTTTCTCCAGAGAACACATCAACGCTACCAGGAGTCTCTGAAGGAGGCCCAGAACCAAACTCAACCACACCTG AACCTGTCCTCCATCCAGCCCTCTGCAGCTGTGCGTCAGTACCTCCAGAGCTTTCATGACATTGTAAATGAGGAGCCCATCTACTGGCTGGTGTCTCTGCTGCCCAGAGCCCTGCTCAGACCTTACCTGGCACAGAACCTGCCGCTGGGAGAGAGGACCAGACCAggccccagcccctgcctctaccCCTGGCTAAacctcttcccctgcccctgctaccagtgggggagagaggacatgaaGCCAGACCAGAGGAACCAGAAGGATGAGTCTGGGACATATTACAG gcaTCTACTGGAGAAGTACCAGGATGTGATAGACGTCTATAAGGCTGTCAACATCTTCAGAGTCCAGATGATCAACGAGAAGGCTCTCTTCACCTCCAG CTGGTTTCCCACtggtgaagaggaggaagaggaggaccaacCCAACCTGTTGTCTGTGGAGTCTGGTCCTGACGTTAGG GTGAAGCTGTAG